The following is a genomic window from Myxosarcina sp. GI1.
CGAGCTTTTTCAACGCCTGCATTCTCAAGAGCAGTTTGCAGGAACTGGCGTGGGACTCGCTCAGGTAAAAAGGATCGTTCATCGTCACGGCGGACGCGTTTGGGCTGAAGGTGAGGTAGGTCGCGGCGCAACGTTTTACTTTTCAGTGGGTAGTGAGTAATGGGTAATGGGTATTGGTTATTGGTGACAAGTTAAGAAAAAGTACAAGTTGTCAAATGCAGTCAAGTTATGGAGTGTTGGAATTTTAAACGGGGTAGTAAATATCAATTTTGTCCTCCAGAGCGCTCGAATCGTAAGTTAAATGGCACACTCACAAAAAAGCATCAGAGACCACGCCAGAAATAGAACTCATCCCAATATAGATAATAAAGTAATTGCTCAACAGCTAGAGGATTTGGTCAAACCCTGTGTTTACAATCAGTTAGCTTACTATCGTTCATTAGGGATGAGAGAGAGAATTTTGGGTTTGCCGTTGATGCTAGCAGCAGTATTAACTCAGGTTTGGTGACAAGTGCCATCAGTCAGAGAACTGAATCGAATGCTCGCTCGTGAAAATCTTCTATGGGTCAAAGCAACCTGTGTATCACAGCAAGCTCTATCTCAAAGACTGTTAACTTTTCCTGCCGAAGTGTTTGAACGGGTTTTGAGTCAATCATCACATCATCGAGATGAACGCTGGAGCGTTCCGAGAAGAGTCGAGGAGGATGTTTCCATCGCTCCCCTCTCGTCCGAAACCGTGCGTGATAGTTTCCCATCACACGGCTACTCAAATGTATCCACTTTGTCATTAACTGACTTCTCAGCTTTCAACCAAAACAGGGATGTCATTTATCCAGGTGAATTTGACCTTAGACCATTCAAGAAACAATTCCTTGATGAAGTCTGAGGCTCTTTTATCTCTGATTTTGGTAAGGTCGATTGCTGTTTTTTCGTTGTGACATTTTCCACCGTGTAGTAATTGGTAGTTGGAGAAATCATTCTTGCCACCTAATGCGGTAGCTAAAATGTGGTCTTTTTCTAACAAATCTCCATTACGGAAGTAAAGTCCGCACCAGTTACATTTCCCTTTTTGCTTTTTAAGCAGCAGGGCTTTGTTGTTGGGTAGTTCTGGATTTCTACCCATTCTGGTACTCCAGTAAACTAGGTCGCCGTCATACGGACTTTTATCGCCTCTCACTTTTACAAGTTTATTTGAACTACAACTAAATTCATCGTGAGTGAGTAGAATAAGGGGGTTCGCTCCCTTAGTGGCGAATACCCAGTTTCTTTTCCCGATTTTTCGATAGTACTCTTGATAGAATCCTTTGAGTCCTTTCTTTTTGAATCGGTAAACCCCTAAAGCTCTTAATTTCTGGAAGATAAGTTTATCTTGCTTTGAAAATGTTCTTGTTACTTTGGCATCACTGAAGCTAAAGTAGTTGCACCATCCCCTGATGATTGGGTTTAGCTCATTGATTAGGTCAATTTGCGAAGAATGCTTATGCTTCTTAATGGCTGTCTTTATGCTTTGTTGATGCTTTTTGCAAGTATGTTTAGAGGGTTTGATAAGTGTAACAAAACCTAGTTTTCGACCTTGAGAATTGGTTGCAGATTTGTGTCTGCCGACAGGATATTGTCGAATGTTATATCCAAGAAAGTCGAAACCTGCTATCCCATCTTCGCTTTGCTCAGGGATTAGAGTGTGGGCGATTCGGGTTTTTTCTGGTTTTAGTTCTAAGCCAATGTCAGTTAACCATTTGGAGATTAATTCTTGGCACTTTTGGATTACCTCAAGGTTTTTATGTATGACCAAAAAGTCATCGGCATATCTTATAAATGTTAGAGATTTAACTCTACAGGATTTACTGAGTAACTGATAAGGAGGATTATCCAGTCTTATTTTAGTATTCTCAATTATCCGTTTAACATCTTCTGTATGCCATGAAGGGCTATATTCGCTAAAAGCGGACTAAATAGAGTAGGCACAAAGCGCACTTTCCAATCTTGCGATTGATGTGTTTCTTCATACCTCTCTCCAAACCGTACGTGACAATTTCTCGTCATACGGCTTTCCATCATTGTTACCTCCGACCAAACGAGGGTGTTAAGGCATGACAAGAGCGACATAGTAGCTGAAGATTATCTTCAGTGTCTTTACCCTTGCTTTTGCGCGGTATGATGTGGTGCAGGTCTAGTTTTCCTAGTGCGCCACAACATTCGCATTTTGCGCCCCTCTCAGCTTTAATTTTCTCTTTGAGTTCGCGCCATGTGACGTTCTCGGCATTTCCCATCCAGAT
Proteins encoded in this region:
- a CDS encoding group II intron maturase-specific domain-containing protein, which codes for MVIHKNLEVIQKCQELISKWLTDIGLELKPEKTRIAHTLIPEQSEDGIAGFDFLGYNIRQYPVGRHKSATNSQGRKLGFVTLIKPSKHTCKKHQQSIKTAIKKHKHSSQIDLINELNPIIRGWCNYFSFSDAKVTRTFSKQDKLIFQKLRALGVYRFKKKGLKGFYQEYYRKIGKRNWVFATKGANPLILLTHDEFSCSSNKLVKVRGDKSPYDGDLVYWSTRMGRNPELPNNKALLLKKQKGKCNWCGLYFRNGDLLEKDHILATALGGKNDFSNYQLLHGGKCHNEKTAIDLTKIRDKRASDFIKELFLEWSKVKFTWINDIPVLVES